One segment of Babesia bigemina genome assembly Bbig001, chromosome : II DNA contains the following:
- a CDS encoding factor associated with neutral-sphingomyelinase activation, putative, producing the protein MLSAVRSFDLVLLEEGEDYVCDAACNSTSSFPNDITAAGWPQFVESLKNVQNCRNKVIKGRIRLGTKSLIFEPDAFDSPILKLHFQNITAICSSAHVSRAIYVSCTRVISIPTAIYNGKTRYLSAYDVHVAKKAAPGLKQTPSTTTDASATASMGLPGFVFIFAYPTDHIHDEQLSDYLRVWNAYKLNVDTDALNARPAGSFNQALLQPREKPLLGCAASSIHTEPVFCWRLKRMVRHGGYAALTDRAFYFEPSPNFSRKSCKRVPIDRILHIFKRDSGMPSKGESATALEIISLPEDSFEKRVRDSRKLYGCIYLQFKRENDREKFTSTLKSIIPRAFFALESRTFRNEMTQLWRRGILPNFQYIDFLNCISGRSRYDMSHYPIFPWVIADYDSATLDLKDPKVFRDLSKPIGALNAERLLHLKTRMSTLHQADKSNSDPAAASDKEQCTCGDGKCDSCLMRMWNDGFYLYCSHYSTPALVVFFLIRLQPECQLRLYSGKFDSTARTFKSIAETFHNVLHGHSTFFELIPEFYSGNDAFLRNQLNITTQDGRLCDVELPRWAGNSSAQFMKMMRNALESEHVSKHLHKWIDLVFGYKQAGLESIKSDNTFHPLSYLSSVRVGKMPMTRATQNLLRTMEPKAISVQVREFGQAPIMLFETSHSPRLRHPHWQETDDPVDSAPWFIYVKRHSEIFAGGDSDAGEGLRLGRTISQGSSEGHLRQLVTTSPRNKVRTQRLGPLGNEITGAGFAAPDIVYSLSHNGSIMLRHVDKADSVVHASIDRRPLTCATSALGYLCVCSSSGNMTMCNLQAILSVNGGFPLNGPVANGDVVKFGDADEGGFFYRKQLHSDGISCVSFGDGVLTSGGFDETVRQYQLTNSDIRLIGVFDETNGPLAALSCANGLLLTASVSGSLTLWDPRSPHIPIWNHEIRQKAGDSRVVSCGISNRYIQLVSTGESPVIFWDVRMLNSLSSCSGFKRELAAPQFSILGAVCDPNDCVCISGTQGGVPALQLHDLHTRSVLMTTELDGLAYPTIMAANEFGGPHRLLVANTAGENLTLVAQ; encoded by the exons ATGTTGTCTGCCGTTCGCAGTTTCGACCtcgtgctgctggaggaggGCGAGGACTACGTCTGCGATGCAGCCTGCAACTCGACGTCGTCGTTCCCCAACGACATAACGGCAGCTGGATGGCCGCAGTTCGTGGAATCACTGAAGAATGTGCAGAACTGCCGCAACAAGG TGATCAAGGGGCGTATTCGTCTGGGCACCAAGTCGCTCATTTTCGAGCCGGATGCCTTCGACTCGCCTATTCTGAAGCTGCACTTCCAGAACATCACGGCgatctgcagcagcgcgcaTGTGTCGAGGGCGATATACGTCTCGTGCACGAGGGTCATATCGATACCCACCGCCATATACAATGGCAAGACGCGGTATCTGTCGGCGTATGACGTACATGTGGCAAAGAAGGCGGCGCCTGGCCTGAAACAGACACCCAGCACCACCACTGACGCAAGCGCCACGGCGTCGATGGGCCTGCCGGGATTCGTATTCATTTTTGCCTACCCCACCGACCACATACACGACGAGCAACTCAGTGATTACCTGCGCGTATGGAACGCCTACAAACTTAACGTGGATACCGATGCCCTCAACGCACGCCCCGCCGGCTCGTTCAACCAGGCGCTGCTCCAGCCCAGGGAGAAGCCGCTGCTGGGGTGCGCCGCGTCGAGCATACACACTGAGCCCGTCTTTTGCTGGCGCCTCAAGCGCATGGTGAGGCACGGAGGGTACGCGGCGTTGACGGACCGGGCGTTCTATTTCGAGCCGTCTCCCAACTTCTCCCGCAAGTCCTGTAAGAGGGTGCCAATCGATCGCATCCTCCACATTTTCAAGCGCGACAGCGGCATGCCGTCGAAGGGAGAGTCGGCTACGGCGCTGGAGATAATTTCGCTGCCCGAGGATTCCTTTGAGAAGCGGGTGCGGGACTCCAGGAAGTTGTACGGATGCATCTACCTCCAGTTCAAGCGGGAGAACGACCGTGAGAAATTCACCAGCACGCTTAAGAGCATCATCCCCAGAGCATTTTTCGCTCTGGAGTCGCGGACGTTCCGGAATGAAATGACGCAGCTGTGGCGGCGGGGCATCCTGCCCAACTTCCAGTACATCGACTTCCTCAACTGCATATCAGGCCGCTCGAGGTACGACATGTCGCACTACCCGATTTTCCCCTGGGTCATAGCGGACTACGACAGCGCGACGCTGGACCTGAAGGACCCAAAGGTTTTCAGGGACCTGTCCAAACCCATCGGGGCGCTCAACGCCGAGCGCCTGCTGCACCTCAAGACGCGCATGAGCACGTTGCACCAGGCTGACAAGTCGAACAGTGACCCCGCTGCTGCCTCAGATAAAGAGCAGTGCACATGCGGCGACGGCAAGTGCGACTCTTGCTTGATGCGGATGTGGAACGACGGGTTCTATCTCTACTGCTCACACTATTCCACACCCGCGCTGGTTGTGTTCTTCCTCATCAGACTGCAGCCGGAGTGCCAACTGCGCCTGTACAGTGGCAAGTTCGATTCCACGGCGCGCACCTTCAAAAGCATCGCGGAGACGTTCCACAACGTGCTCCACGGCCACTCCACCTTCTTCGAGCTCATACCCGAGTTCTACAGCGGCAACGACGCCTTCCTGCGCAACCAGTTGAATATCACCACTCAGGACGGGCGGCTTTGCGACGTGGAGTTGCCGCGGTGGGCGGGAAACTCATCAGCGCAGTTCATGAAGATGATGCGCAACGCCCTCGAGAGCGAGCACGTGTCCAAGCATCTCCACAAATGGATCGACTTGGTGTTCGGCTACAAGCAGGCGGGTCTG GAATCCATCAAGAGCGATAACACCTTTCATCCACTGTCGTACCTGTCGTCGGTGCGGGTGGGCAAGATGCCCATGACCCGTGCCACGCAAAACCTGTTGCGAACAATGGAACCAAAGGCGATATCGGTGCAGGTACGGGAGTTTGGGCAGGCGCCGATCATGCTATTCGAGACGTCGCATTCACCTCG GCTGCGACACCCGCACTGGCAGGAAACTGACGACCCCGTGGACAGCGCTCCGTGGTTCATATACGTGAAGCGCCACAGCGAAATATTCGCTGGGGGTGATTCGGACGCGGGGGAGGGGCTGCGGCTGGGGCGCACAATATCGCAGGGGAGCTCCGAGGGGCACTTGCGGCAGCTCGTCACCACCAGCCCCCGCAACAAGGTTCGAACGCAGCGTTTGGGACCTCTAGGCAACGAGATAACAGGCGCAGGTTTCGCAGCTCCGGATATCGTCTACTCGCTATCGCATAACGGCTCCATAATGCTGCGCCACGTCGACAAAGCGGACAGCGTGGTGCATGCATCAATCGATCGGAGGCCGTTGACGTGTGCCACTTCGGCGTTGGGGTACCTGTGCGTCTGCTCATCCAGCGGGAACATGACCATGTGCAACCTGCAGGCCATATTATCGGTGAACGGGGGCTTTCCCCTCAACGGCCCTGTGGCCAACGGCGACGTGGTCAAGTTTGGAGACGCTGACGAGGGCGGATTCTTCTATCGCAAACAGCTGCACTCCGACGGAATCAGCTGCGTCAGCTTCGGCGATGGTGTGCTCACCAGTGGCGGTTTCGACGAGACGGTGAGGCAGTACCAGCTGACGAACTCCGACATCCGCCTGATCGGCGTGTTTGACGAAACCAACGGGCCATTGGCGGCTTTGTCGTGCGCGAACGGGCTGCTTCTCACTGCGAGCGTCAGCGGCAGCCTCACCCTGTGGGACCCGCGGTCGCCGCACATCCCCATTTGGAACCACGAGATACGCCAAAAGGCAGGAGACAGCCGCGTGGTATCGTGCGGGATAAGCAACCGCTACATACAGCTCGTCTCTACCGGTGAATCACCGGTGATATTTTGGGACGTGCGCATGCTGAACTCCTTGAGTTCGTGCAGCGGGTTCAAGCGCGAGCTCGCGGCGCCGCAGTTCAGTATACTGGGCGCCGTCTGCGACCCCAACGACTGCGTCTGCATCTCCGGCACGCAGGGCGGGGTTcccgcgctgcagctgcacgaCCTACACACGAGGTCCGTGCTGATGACGACTGAGCTCGATGGCCTGGCGTACCCGACCATCATGGCGGCGAACGAGTTCGGCGGGCCTCATCGGCTGCTGGTGGCCAACACCGCAGGGGAGAACCTGACGCTCGTAGCACAGTGA
- a CDS encoding cytochrome oxidase biogenesis protein 1-1 (OXA1), putative → MYTLELFRAISARTSNLRDVQRRFASTLCRERRIAADYAWPRRRFDARLMSTSKNTHSDNDITAEQLPNSRTESAISSDGGDPVGADCGNDDIFDLVEQHNGTSKGLIQRILPVEWMRDMVVAMHDATGLSWAATITSLTVLFKVGFVPLWAMGERARRKNAHLMPIAAELQEQIRHAQKTGNVKLAMEVQRKLYKQMTRKTFLKGAALQVLAAGTQGLTFAWVYGGLKMFAIEPRHCTGFVLEHPFWLNSLALPDPYYVFPVALWFLMTLVYELNRKTAERMRMSAGAVSEAVREQEQRQTKLKYFTRIAIGVFAYFSCSMTSGTFFYLIPSFLFQTVLRYLSQSVFVAKALRLPIPAPPPVQKPETKQLLRVKGFSR, encoded by the coding sequence ATGTACACACTTGAGCTTTTCCGCGCCATTAGCGCTCGCACCAGCAATCTGAGAGATGTTCAGCGCCGGTTTGCCTCAACGCTGTGCCGAGAGCGCAGGATCGCGGCGGACTACGCGTGGCCCCGCCGGCGCTTCGACGCCCGGCTAATGTCGACCTCCAAAAACACACATTCCGACAACGACATCACAGCCGAGCAACTGCCCAACTCAAGAACGGAATCGGCAATTAGTAGCGATGGCGGTGACCCCGTTGGCGCGGACTGCGGCAACGACGACATCTTCGACCTGGTCGAACAACACAACGGCACTTCGAAGGGGCTAATACAGCGCATCTTGCCCGTCGAATGGATGCGCGATATGGTTGTTGCCATGCACGACGCCACTGGGCTTTCGTGGGCGGCAACCATCACATCTCTCACGGTGCTCTTCAAGGTGGGATTCGTGCCGTTGTGGGCCATGGGCGAACGCGCTCGCCGCAAGAACGCGCATCTCATGCCAATCGCCGCGGAGTTGCAGGAACAGATCAGACATGCGCAGAAAACTGGGAACGTGAAGCTGGCAATGGAGGTGCAGAGAAAGCTATACAAACAGATGACCAGGAAGACATTTTTGAAAGGAGCTGCGCTGCAAGTGCTTGCAGCCGGCACTCAAGGTTTGACGTTTGCCTGGGTATACGGCGGCCTCAAGATGTTTGCCATCGAGCCCAGGCACTGCACAGGGTTCGTGCTCGAACATCCATTCTGGCTGAACAGCCTTGCCCTACCTGACCCCTACTACGTCTTCCCCGTCGCGCTGTGGTTCCTGATGACGCTGGTATATGAACTCAACAGGAAAACCGCCGAAAGAATGCGCATGTCAGCAGGCGCCGTAAGTGAGGCTGTGCGAGAGCAGGAGCAGCGGCAGACCAAGCTGAAATATTTCACGAGGATAGCTATCGGAGTGTTCGCCTAtttcagctgcagcatgACTTCAGGAACGTTCTTCTACCTGATCCCATCCTTTCTCTTCCAGACGGTCCTGAGGTATTTGAGCCAGAGTGTCTTCGTCGCAAAAGCCTTGCGCCTCCCCATACCAGCGCCTCCACCAGTACAGAAGCCCGAAACCAAGCAGCTTTTGCGTGTTAAGGGGTTTTCAAGATAA
- a CDS encoding METHYLTRANSFERASE,putative, translated as MAWKEVFTFRRVCASFVAANGVVLFSNYRKLQLGRPEYKDGPPPEEKHRIAIFDSIAPTYDLKYNDVHKKLGITATKTSMLKCAKGDVLEVAAGTLESLKLYGAIESLTAVDKSVMMCLEMKRKVEDAKPDFPVTIICGDASDLPFENESFHTLVTSHALCSVEHPERSLDEIARVMKPSGRYFALERGKVYYRYLRSVLEWLKVYPNPGVPWKYGHFENRDPIELKVTDSEIFGYGMNYAIVARRQHSDKITEFANDPTPREGAKIVYQYFPHTL; from the exons ATGGCCTGGAAGGAGGTTTTCACCTTCAGGAGG GTCTGCGCCTCGTTTGTGGCCGCCAATGGCGTAGTATTGTTCTCCAATTATCGCAAGCTACAGCTCGGCCGTCCGGAGTACAAGGATGGTCCTCCGCCGGAAG AGAAGCACAGAATCGCAATATTCGACAGCATCGCACCCACCTACGACCTGAAATACAATGATGTGCACAAG AAACTAGGGATAACTGCCACCAAAACGAGCATGCTGAAATGCGCCAAGGGCGACGTCCTCGAGGTCGCAGCTGGCACACTGGAGAGCTTGAAGCTCTATGGCGCCATAGAGAGCCTCACGGCAGTCGACAAAAGCGTGATGATGTGCTTGGAGATGAAGCGTAAAGTCG AAGATGCTAAGCCCGACTTCCCTGTCACGATTATATGCGGAGATGCGTCGGATCTCCCGTTCGAAAACGAGAGCTTccacaccttggtcacatCGCATGCTCTCTGTTCTGTCGAGCACCCTGAGCGTTCCTTGGACGAAATAGCCCGAGTGATGAAACCCAGCGGGCGTTATTTCGCACTGGAACGCGGCAAGGTCTACTACCGATATCTGCGTTCCGTACT GGAATGGCTGAAGGTGTACCCCAATCCGGGTGTCCCGTGGAAATACGGCCACTTTGAGAACAGGGATCCAAT CGAGCTTAAGGTTACCGACTCCGAGATCTTCGGGTACGGGATGAACTACGCCATCGTTGCAAGGCGGCAGCACAGCGACAAGATAACCGAATTCGCAAATGACCCTACCCCGAGAGAGGGCGCGAAGATCGTATACCAGTATTTCCCGCACACGCTGTAA
- a CDS encoding prohibitin, putative codes for MERVLRRLAKLSILTGSVAVVPSTCLVDVDGGQRAVMFNRFAGGVSNTTLGEGSHFYLPWFQMPHIYDIRTKPKVINTTTGTRDLQMVSISLRLLYRPITENLPRIHQKLGPDYDDRVLPSISNEVLKAVVARYDAESLLTQRDKVSSDIRSAITARAKQFDIKLDDVAITHLSYGKDFSKAIEQKQVAQQESERVKFIVQKSEQEKLAAIVKAEGEAEAANLISRAIQTHGTGMLEIRKLEAAKEIAETLSTSKNIAYVPNTTNILLNATNL; via the coding sequence ATGGAGCGCGTCTTGCGAAGGCTGGCGAAGCTCTCCATCCTCACGGGGTCGGTCGCCGTCGTGCCCAGCACGTGTCTGGTGGACGTGGACGGCGGCCAGCGCGCCGTGATGTTCAACCGCTTCGCAGGCGGTGTGAGCAACACCACGCTCGGGGAAGGCAGCCACTTCTACCTCCCGTGGTTCCAGATGCCGCACATCTACGACATCAGGACCAAGCCGAAGGTCATCAACACCACCACCGGAACCAGGGACCTGCAAATGGTATCCATCAGCCTCAGGCTGCTATACAGGCCCATAACGGAGAACCTGCCCAGGATTCACCAGAAGCTGGGACCTGATTACGACGACCGCGTGCTGCCCTCGATCAGCAACGAGGTGCTCAAGGCCGTCGTGGCCAGGTACGATGCCGAGTCGCTGCTGACGCAGAGGGACAAGGTGTCGTCAGACATCCGGTCGGCCATAACAGCTCGCGCTAAGCAGTTCGACATCAAGCTCGACGACGTCGCCATCACCCACCTCAGCTACGGCAAGGACTTCAGCAAGGCAATCGAGCAGAAGCAGGTGGCCCAGCAGGAATCAGAGCGGGTCAAGTTCATCGTACAAAAGAGCGAGCAGGAGAAGCTCGCCGCAATCGTCAAGGCAGAAGGCGAGGCCGAGGCGGCAAACCTCATCTCCCGCGCAATACAAACACACGGCACTGGTATGCTGGAGATCAGGAAGCTGGAAGCAGCCAAGGAGATCGCGGAGACCCTTTCGACATCCAAGAACATCGCTTACGTCCCAAACACAACGAACATTCTCTTGAACGCCACTAACCTCTGA